In the Streptomyces formicae genome, one interval contains:
- a CDS encoding DNA alkylation repair protein, producing the protein MAETTVAEVMAELAGLDDPKIRAVNEKHGDDHGVNLGKLRAIAKRLKTRQELARELWATDDSAARLLALLICRPKEFGRADLDTMLREARTPKVHDWLVNYVVKKSPHAEDLRRAWSADPDPVVASAGWALTTERVAKKPEGLDLAGLLDVIEAEMKDAPERLQWAMNHCLAQIGITHPEHRARAVDIGERLQVLKDYPTPPGCTSPFAPVWISEMVRRNNGA; encoded by the coding sequence GTGGCCGAGACGACCGTGGCCGAGGTGATGGCCGAGCTGGCCGGGCTCGACGACCCGAAGATCCGGGCGGTGAACGAGAAGCACGGCGACGATCACGGCGTGAACCTCGGCAAGCTGCGCGCGATCGCGAAGCGGCTGAAGACGCGGCAGGAACTCGCGCGCGAGCTCTGGGCCACGGACGACAGCGCGGCGCGGCTGCTCGCGCTCCTGATCTGCCGCCCGAAGGAGTTCGGACGTGCCGATCTCGACACCATGCTCCGCGAGGCGCGCACCCCCAAGGTGCACGACTGGCTCGTGAACTACGTCGTGAAGAAGAGCCCGCACGCCGAGGACCTGCGCCGTGCCTGGTCCGCCGATCCGGACCCGGTGGTCGCGAGCGCGGGCTGGGCGCTGACCACCGAACGCGTGGCGAAGAAGCCCGAAGGACTCGACCTCGCGGGACTGCTCGACGTCATCGAGGCAGAGATGAAGGACGCGCCGGAGCGCCTCCAGTGGGCGATGAACCACTGCCTGGCGCAGATCGGCATCACCCATCCGGAGCACCGCGCCCGCGCCGTCGACATCGGCGAACGCCTCCAGGTGCTCAAGGACTACCCGACCCCGCCCGGCTGCACGTCGCCGTTCGCGCCGGTCTGGATCAGCGAGATGGTGCGCCGGAACAACGGCGCCTGA
- a CDS encoding alpha/beta hydrolase, whose translation MSVTDAEQIDRANASGRTPVVFVHGLWMLASSWDHWLPHFEAAGYAPVALTWPGEAATVAEARAHPEAIAGKTVGQVADHLAGLLNTLDRKPAVIGHSVGGMLTQILAGRGLSAVSVAIDPAPFRGVLALPVSTLRSLIPMIANPANRKRAKPLTYEQFRYAYANAVSEEEARAIYDRYAVPAPCAPPMQAAMANLNPRTEAKADCRTPQRGPLLIVSGSHDNAVPWALANGAYKRQKRNTSVTEVTELHGRDHALTLDSRWKEVADLALAFVRRFV comes from the coding sequence ATGTCCGTTACCGACGCAGAGCAGATAGACCGGGCCAACGCCTCCGGTCGCACGCCGGTCGTGTTCGTACACGGCCTGTGGATGCTGGCAAGCAGCTGGGACCACTGGCTCCCCCACTTCGAGGCCGCGGGGTACGCGCCGGTCGCCCTCACCTGGCCGGGCGAAGCGGCGACGGTCGCCGAGGCCAGGGCCCACCCCGAGGCCATCGCGGGCAAGACCGTGGGACAGGTCGCCGACCACCTCGCGGGCCTCCTCAACACCCTGGACCGCAAGCCCGCCGTGATCGGGCACTCCGTCGGCGGGATGCTCACGCAGATCCTCGCGGGACGCGGCCTGTCCGCCGTCTCGGTGGCGATCGACCCCGCCCCCTTCCGCGGCGTCCTCGCGCTCCCCGTGTCCACGCTGCGCTCCCTGATCCCGATGATCGCCAACCCCGCGAACCGGAAGCGCGCCAAGCCGCTGACCTACGAGCAGTTCCGCTACGCCTACGCCAACGCCGTCAGCGAGGAAGAGGCCCGCGCCATCTACGACCGGTACGCCGTACCGGCGCCGTGCGCCCCGCCCATGCAGGCGGCCATGGCCAACCTCAACCCCCGTACCGAGGCGAAGGCGGACTGCCGCACTCCGCAGCGCGGGCCGCTCCTCATCGTCTCCGGCAGCCACGACAACGCCGTGCCCTGGGCACTCGCCAACGGCGCGTACAAGCGGCAGAAGCGCAACACGTCCGTCACGGAGGTCACCGAGCTGCACGGACGCGACCACGCGCTGACGCTCGACAGCAGGTGGAAGGAGGTCGCCGACCTCGCCCTCGCGTTCGTACGACGCTTCGTGTGA
- a CDS encoding DUF664 domain-containing protein, with amino-acid sequence MTRMTDLSEQRPARWTEATVYPDMWTDPDNDPRDSESTGPDGELATLRDFLSSYRMTLRMKCEGLSPEQLARRSVPPSTMSLLGLVRHLAEVERDWRNWITDEEPLPKLYGKKDADFHGAVAEQAVVDAAYADLEREQAATDAALAAFPDLGLRVGKDGIAIRELLVHRIDEYARHSGHADLLRECVDGRVGQ; translated from the coding sequence ATGACGCGCATGACTGACCTGAGCGAGCAGCGGCCCGCCCGATGGACCGAGGCGACCGTCTATCCCGACATGTGGACGGATCCGGACAACGACCCGCGCGACAGCGAAAGCACCGGCCCCGACGGTGAGCTCGCGACGCTGCGGGACTTCCTGTCGAGCTACCGCATGACCCTGCGGATGAAGTGCGAGGGGCTGAGCCCGGAGCAGCTGGCCCGCAGGTCGGTGCCGCCGTCGACCATGTCGCTGCTCGGTCTCGTCCGGCACCTGGCCGAGGTGGAGCGGGACTGGCGCAACTGGATCACCGACGAGGAACCGCTGCCGAAGCTGTACGGCAAGAAGGACGCGGACTTCCACGGCGCCGTCGCCGAGCAGGCCGTGGTCGACGCCGCGTACGCGGACCTGGAGCGCGAGCAGGCGGCGACCGACGCCGCGCTGGCCGCCTTCCCCGATCTGGGTCTGCGCGTGGGCAAGGACGGGATCGCGATCCGGGAGCTGCTCGTGCACAGGATCGACGAGTACGCGCGGCACAGCGGGCACGCCGATCTGTTGCGCGAGTGCGTCGACGGGAGGGTGGGGCAGTGA
- a CDS encoding N-acetylmuramoyl-L-alanine amidase: MRGSDTAPTSYARRRTVRTVGALASAGLLIPLLGAAPSASAPEQAPAAGLQDAFASAAAEYHVPQSVLLGVSYLQSRWDAHGGAASVTGGYGPMHLTDARTAIAEAPHHGEGKEDPRGDTSRPALPPKTKVPADSQLPARLKTLPRAAELTGRSAAQLRTDAAANVEGGAALLAAAQRELGKPLSADPADWYGAIARFSGADDRATAASYANDVFAVMRDGEHRVTDSGQRVTLSADRGLRTDPAQLRRMGLRKAAAGETECPRTVSCEWIPAPYEEFKDPQGNPDYGNHDLSDRPKSQSIDTIVIHDTEGRWEGVLNLVQDPTYVSWQYTLRSTDGHIAQHVKAKDVAWHAGNWYVNSKSIGLEHEGFLTAPDTWYTEAMYRSSARLVKYLAKKYDIPLDRQHILGHDNVQGTVTSSIPGMHTDPGPYWDWQHYFTLLGKPFHRTAGPNGGLVTVAPDYAKNRPEYTGCVKPGETCVPHGSTAVRVHTEPRDDAPLIKDIGKRPGGQDSTLDVNDTGPRLSTGQQYAVADRQGDWTAVWYLGQKAWFKNPKKQPTAVDAKGYVVTPKEGATEVPVYGRAYPEKEAYPAGVPVQTVSPLPYKILAGQRYVIGDKVPGEYFYSPTFDTAPHRVVRGKDMYYVIQYGHRVGYVRAADVRVVRSGS; the protein is encoded by the coding sequence TTGCGAGGATCCGACACCGCCCCTACCTCGTACGCGCGCAGACGAACCGTCAGGACGGTGGGCGCCCTCGCGTCGGCCGGCCTGCTGATTCCGCTGCTCGGCGCCGCCCCTTCGGCGAGCGCCCCCGAACAGGCGCCCGCAGCAGGGCTGCAGGACGCCTTCGCGTCCGCCGCCGCCGAGTACCACGTTCCCCAGAGCGTGCTGCTCGGCGTCTCGTACCTCCAGTCACGCTGGGACGCGCACGGCGGCGCGGCCAGCGTGACCGGCGGCTACGGCCCCATGCACCTGACCGACGCCAGGACCGCCATCGCCGAGGCCCCGCACCACGGCGAGGGCAAGGAGGACCCGCGCGGCGACACCTCGCGCCCGGCGCTCCCGCCGAAGACGAAGGTCCCCGCGGACTCCCAACTCCCCGCCAGGCTCAAGACGTTGCCCCGCGCCGCCGAACTCACCGGCCGCTCGGCCGCGCAACTGCGCACGGATGCCGCCGCCAACGTCGAGGGCGGCGCCGCGCTGCTCGCCGCGGCCCAGCGGGAGCTCGGCAAGCCGCTGAGCGCCGACCCCGCCGACTGGTACGGCGCCATCGCCCGCTTCTCCGGTGCGGACGACCGAGCCACCGCCGCGTCGTACGCCAATGACGTGTTCGCCGTCATGCGCGACGGCGAGCACCGCGTCACGGACTCCGGCCAGCGCGTCACGCTCTCGGCCGACCGGGGGCTGCGGACCGACCCCGCGCAACTGCGGCGCATGGGGCTGCGCAAGGCCGCCGCGGGTGAGACCGAGTGCCCGAGGACCGTCTCCTGCGAGTGGATCCCCGCGCCGTACGAGGAGTTCAAGGACCCCCAGGGCAACCCGGACTACGGCAACCACGACCTGTCGGACCGGCCGAAGTCGCAGAGCATCGACACGATCGTCATCCACGACACCGAGGGCCGCTGGGAGGGCGTCCTGAATCTGGTGCAGGACCCGACGTACGTGTCGTGGCAGTACACGCTGCGCTCCACCGACGGGCACATCGCCCAGCACGTGAAGGCCAAGGACGTCGCCTGGCACGCGGGCAACTGGTACGTGAACTCCAAGTCGATCGGCCTGGAGCACGAGGGCTTCCTCACCGCGCCCGACACCTGGTACACGGAGGCCATGTACCGCTCGTCGGCCCGCCTGGTGAAGTACCTCGCGAAGAAGTACGACATCCCGCTGGACCGGCAGCACATCCTCGGCCACGACAACGTGCAGGGCACCGTCACGTCGTCGATCCCGGGGATGCACACGGACCCTGGCCCGTACTGGGACTGGCAGCACTACTTCACGCTGCTCGGCAAGCCGTTCCACCGCACCGCGGGCCCGAACGGCGGCCTGGTCACGGTGGCGCCCGATTACGCCAAGAACCGGCCGGAGTACACGGGCTGCGTCAAGCCCGGTGAGACGTGCGTGCCGCACGGTTCGACCGCGGTCCGCGTCCACACCGAGCCGCGTGACGACGCTCCGCTGATCAAGGACATCGGCAAGCGGCCTGGCGGCCAGGACTCCACGCTCGACGTGAACGACACGGGGCCGCGGCTCTCGACCGGCCAGCAGTACGCGGTCGCCGACCGCCAGGGCGACTGGACGGCCGTCTGGTACCTGGGCCAGAAGGCGTGGTTCAAGAACCCGAAGAAGCAGCCCACGGCCGTCGACGCCAAGGGGTACGTGGTGACGCCGAAGGAGGGCGCCACCGAGGTTCCCGTGTACGGCCGCGCCTACCCGGAGAAGGAGGCGTACCCGGCGGGCGTCCCCGTGCAGACGGTCTCGCCGCTGCCGTACAAGATCCTGGCGGGCCAGCGGTACGTGATCGGTGACAAGGTGCCGGGCGAGTACTTCTACTCGCCGACGTTCGACACCGCGCCGCACAGGGTGGTGCGCGGCAAGGACATGTACTACGTCATTCAGTACGGGCACCGCGTCGGGTACGTGCGGGCCGCCGATGTGCGGGTGGTGCGGTCGGGTTCGTAG
- a CDS encoding aminoglycoside phosphotransferase family protein, which yields MYAASSSVSAPPRPLHPRPPVPRGREVPSSSGSGPYLEPVRPGATQLGAGRTRRAPGPGTQPLSGRLDLSGPQGAQLRTAIASVHRICPEFNPVQVLRRNGRTVLLVGTAGRTTAVAKCLLDHSPVWAERIRHEIAAYRSFVRHRPPVRAPRLIAADPDDCTLVIERMPGRVAALHRHPAEAPPRADIRAALGSVVRLNGWRPPSEMFGRPLDYGRRISRFHELGLLTDRDMGDLQKLLHGIAHSVAHQGNGLQSMWQFNHGDALLSNVLLSPAGPVLVDWEHAGWYLPGYDLATLWAVLGEAPVARREISQLAQSAGPAARDAFLVNLMLVLTREIRTYETAVQRSMHESTPAAPGPAHPGAAPSGEEQRLLLRRLHDDCQLARRAVRAAVGTR from the coding sequence ATGTACGCAGCATCGTCCTCCGTGTCCGCCCCGCCCCGGCCGCTGCACCCGCGCCCCCCGGTCCCCCGGGGCCGCGAGGTTCCCTCCTCGTCGGGGAGCGGTCCGTATCTGGAGCCCGTGCGCCCCGGTGCCACGCAGCTCGGCGCCGGCCGGACGCGCCGTGCGCCGGGGCCCGGCACCCAACCGCTCAGCGGGAGACTCGACTTGTCCGGCCCCCAGGGGGCGCAACTGCGCACCGCGATTGCTTCGGTGCATCGCATCTGCCCCGAGTTCAATCCGGTGCAGGTGCTCCGCCGAAACGGCCGTACCGTGCTGCTCGTCGGCACGGCGGGGCGTACCACCGCCGTCGCCAAGTGTCTGCTCGACCACTCACCCGTCTGGGCCGAGCGGATCCGGCACGAGATAGCGGCCTACCGCTCGTTCGTCCGGCACCGCCCGCCGGTCAGGGCGCCGCGGCTCATCGCCGCCGACCCCGATGACTGCACGCTGGTGATCGAGCGGATGCCGGGACGGGTGGCGGCGCTGCACCGGCATCCCGCGGAGGCCCCGCCGCGCGCCGACATCAGGGCGGCGCTCGGTTCGGTGGTCCGGCTGAACGGCTGGCGTCCGCCGTCGGAGATGTTCGGCAGGCCGCTGGACTACGGCAGGCGCATCTCCCGCTTCCACGAGCTCGGCCTGCTCACCGACCGCGACATGGGCGACCTGCAGAAGCTGCTGCACGGCATCGCGCACTCGGTGGCACACCAGGGCAACGGCCTGCAGTCCATGTGGCAGTTCAACCACGGCGACGCCCTCCTGTCGAACGTCCTGCTCTCGCCCGCCGGACCCGTCCTGGTCGACTGGGAGCACGCGGGCTGGTACCTGCCCGGGTACGACCTGGCGACGCTCTGGGCCGTCCTCGGGGAGGCCCCGGTGGCGCGGCGTGAGATCAGCCAGCTGGCACAGAGCGCGGGCCCCGCGGCGCGCGACGCCTTCCTGGTCAACCTGATGCTCGTCCTGACCCGGGAGATCCGTACGTACGAAACGGCCGTGCAGCGTTCGATGCACGAATCGACCCCGGCGGCACCGGGCCCGGCCCACCCCGGTGCTGCGCCGTCCGGCGAGGAACAGCGGCTGCTGCTGAGGCGGCTGCACGACGACTGCCAGCTGGCCCGCCGGGCCGTGCGTGCGGCGGTCGGCACTCGCTGA
- the fabG gene encoding 3-oxoacyl-ACP reductase FabG, which yields MTFTHWQDRSVIVTGGTRGIGLGIASLFARQGAAVLLTGRDEETARAVADDLARSTGGRVAGLGVDVRRPERIEEMAAEAERRHGGIDVLCANAGIFPETPLRDMSADDLDEVLDVNLRGSILAVRACLPAMERAGRGRIVLTSSITGPTTGYAGWSHYGASKAGQLGFLRGAALELAPHGITVNAVLPGNVRTEGLADLGPDYLRRMTGSIPLGRLGETSDIAHAVLFLASDEASFVTGQTLTVDGGQTLPESLDAFAAPAGP from the coding sequence ATGACGTTCACGCACTGGCAGGACAGGTCCGTCATCGTGACGGGCGGCACCCGGGGCATCGGTCTCGGCATCGCCTCGCTCTTCGCCCGTCAGGGCGCCGCCGTCCTGCTCACGGGCCGGGACGAGGAGACGGCACGCGCGGTCGCCGACGACCTCGCCAGGTCCACCGGCGGGCGCGTCGCGGGCCTGGGCGTGGACGTGCGGCGACCGGAACGGATCGAGGAGATGGCGGCGGAGGCCGAGCGACGGCACGGCGGGATCGACGTGCTCTGCGCCAATGCCGGGATCTTCCCGGAGACTCCGCTGCGCGACATGAGCGCCGACGACCTCGACGAGGTGCTCGACGTCAACCTCCGTGGCTCCATCCTGGCCGTGCGGGCCTGCCTGCCCGCGATGGAACGGGCCGGACGCGGCCGGATCGTGCTGACCTCCTCGATCACGGGCCCGACGACCGGCTACGCGGGCTGGTCCCACTACGGGGCGAGCAAGGCGGGCCAGTTGGGCTTCCTGCGGGGCGCGGCCCTGGAGCTGGCACCGCACGGCATCACCGTCAACGCCGTCCTGCCGGGCAACGTCCGCACCGAGGGCCTGGCCGACCTCGGCCCCGACTACCTGCGCCGGATGACCGGATCGATCCCGCTGGGGCGGCTCGGCGAGACCTCCGACATCGCCCACGCCGTCCTGTTCCTCGCGTCCGACGAGGCGTCCTTCGTCACCGGTCAGACCCTGACCGTCGACGGCGGTCAGACCCTGCCCGAATCCCTGGACGCCTTCGCCGCACCCGCCGGTCCCTGA